From a single Podarcis raffonei isolate rPodRaf1 chromosome 10, rPodRaf1.pri, whole genome shotgun sequence genomic region:
- the POLR2F gene encoding DNA-directed RNA polymerases I, II, and III subunit RPABC2, with protein MSDNEDNFDGDDFDDVEEDEGLDDLENAEEEGQENVEILPSGERQQANQKRITTPYMTKYERARVLGTRALQIAMCAPVMVELEGETDPLLIAMKELKARKIPIIIRRYLPDGSYEDWGVDELIITD; from the exons TTTTGATGGAGATGATTTTGATGATGTGGAGGAAGATGAAGGACTGGATGATCTGGAAAATGCTGAGGAG GAGGGTCAGGAAAATGTAGAAATCCTCCCCTCTGGAGAACGCCAGCAGGCAAACCAGAAGCGAATCACCACTCCTTATATGACCAAATATGAGCGTGCCAGAGTTCTTGGTACACGTGCTCTCCAGATAGC CATGTGTGCCCCAGTGATGGTAGAGCTAGAAGGAGAGACAGACCCGTTACTGATTGCAATGAAAGAACTCAA AGCCCGGAAGATTCCCATAATAATCCGCCGGTATCTGCCAGATGGAAGCTATGAAGATTGGGGTGTGGATGAGCTAATTATCACAGACTGA